TAGGTGATGCAGGTAAAAAGATGCACACTGCTAGAAGTAGAAACGATCAAGTTGCCTTAGATATGCGTTTATATTCAAAGAAAAAGGCCAAAGAAGTTGTGGAAAATCTAAAAGATCTTTTAGAAACTATAAAGATTTTGGCAGAGAAAAATAATTATATAATGCCTGGATATACCCATATGCAAAGAGCACAGGTAGTTACTTTTAAACATCATATGATGGCCTACTTCAACATGTTTTCAAGAGATAAAAAGAGAATTGAAAATGCCATAGATATATTGGATGAAAGCCCACTGGGCTGCTGTGCATTGGCAGGAACTACCTATAGCACAGATAGAGAGTTTACGGCTAAGGAGCTTGGCTTTAAAGGAGTAGTAAATAATTTTCTTGATGGTGTTAGTGACAGAGATTATATTATAGAACTTACTTCTGATTTTTCAATGGTTATGATGCATTTAAGCAGATTAAGTGAAGAAATAATAATGTGGAGCACAAAAGAATTTGATTTTATTCAATTGAGTGATGAATTCTCTACAGGAAGTAGTATTATGCCTCAAAAGAAAAATCCTGATGCTGCAGAGCTTATAAGGGGTAAATCCGGCAGGGTTTATGGCGATTTAGTATCAATATTGACTACAATGAAAGGACTTCCACTGGCATATAATAAAGATATGCAGGAAGATAAAGAGGGATTCTTTGATGCACTGGATACAGTGTTAAGCTGTATTAAGGTTATGAATGGTATGCTTTCAACTGTGAAGATAAAAGAGGGGTCTATGTTGAAGGCTGTAAAACGTGGATTTTTAAATGCTACAGAAGCAGCAGACTATTTGGTTAATAAGGGCATGGCCTTTAGAGATGCACATAGAGTCATAGGCGAAATTGTAATTTACTGCGAAGATAATAATATGCCTATAGAGGATTTGAATATTGAACAGCTAAAGAAATTCAGTCAGTTGTTCAGTGAAGACATATATGAATTTATAGACTATAAAAATACTTTGAATAAAGGTATAAAGAAATATATGAAATAATAACAAAATAAACTTAATGAAGTTTTATGATTTTATTAAGTTTATTTTTGTAGTAAAGGGAGAGTTTAGAACTATATTTATAGTTTTAAGCTCTTTTTGTGTTTTTTTATTTATGCCTATAGGGGAATAATTAACATATAATAAATAATACTTACATAAAATTATTATATGTTAAAATAAAAAGCCAATAAATGCAAAAAAATAAAATGCAATTTCTATAGTGCAAAAATTTCATTTTTATGTTATAATTAGAGCTGACGGTTGGAAAAATGAAAGAAATAACTATTCCATCTTGCGTTAAATTTAAAAGGGGGAGATTTTATGCGTAAAGATTTTTCACTTAGCAATGATAAAGCCATGGTGAATTTTACTTCAAAATACTGTGCTACTCATGAACAGTTGT
This genomic window from Clostridium pasteurianum DSM 525 = ATCC 6013 contains:
- the argH gene encoding argininosuccinate lyase, whose translation is MKLWGGRFKNAESELMEDFNSSLSFDKTLYYEDIIGSIAHVKMLVKCDIISEEDGNKIISGLDSILKDIESGSLKIEGDYEDIHSFMEVNLIERIGDAGKKMHTARSRNDQVALDMRLYSKKKAKEVVENLKDLLETIKILAEKNNYIMPGYTHMQRAQVVTFKHHMMAYFNMFSRDKKRIENAIDILDESPLGCCALAGTTYSTDREFTAKELGFKGVVNNFLDGVSDRDYIIELTSDFSMVMMHLSRLSEEIIMWSTKEFDFIQLSDEFSTGSSIMPQKKNPDAAELIRGKSGRVYGDLVSILTTMKGLPLAYNKDMQEDKEGFFDALDTVLSCIKVMNGMLSTVKIKEGSMLKAVKRGFLNATEAADYLVNKGMAFRDAHRVIGEIVIYCEDNNMPIEDLNIEQLKKFSQLFSEDIYEFIDYKNTLNKGIKKYMK